Part of the Primulina huaijiensis isolate GDHJ02 chromosome 15, ASM1229523v2, whole genome shotgun sequence genome is shown below.
AAGAGTCTAGAACAAAATTAATACGTAACCCACACATGTATAGCATGTAGCTAAAACAATTAACTTATTATGTACAACAATGATCTTGCAAAAGAAACTATCAAAGGCTCAAGCGTATTGTGACAAGTATACTGGCATGTAGTCACCTCATATACTGCAATGCAGAGGGACTGGAGCTCACATAGGGCTCGAATGTATCTAATTACTTTGGAACACGGTATCTTTCACAAGGCAAAAGTAAAAGCACATTATTTGGCACAATGTACCCATTATTCAGGATTGTGAACAATTTGAAGAGTCCAAATCCACCAAACAAGTTACATTTAATCAGTTAAGAAAGTCAATTAACATTAAACTTACTTGAGCTGAGGATTTACCTAATATATAAAGCCATTAACAGCGCCCAAGCACTCGACATCCATAGTGCCTTTGTTAACATTGAAGTCTAATATATgtttatggaaaaaaattaatgaggATAATTTAGCTCTCACTATGGACAACTCAAATCAATCCGCCGTGCTAATGATTCCAGGACGTGTTACATAAGCACACCACACATAGAAATTCTAACATTCACGTGTTTAGTTTTATAACATGTAGAAGATATATCCCAATAGCTAGGGAAAAAAGTTGCAAACAAAAGCGATTTATCTGACTGGAGGATAATTCATTGATCTGACCAATTAAGATCGTTATTTTGGATCAATAAATTCAGCATGTATTCAGTAACATTTCTTCATAATGTTAGTATACATGATGCTCTTCAATATGCATTCAGTAACATCATGGAAAAGTATCATgttataccaaaatatcattaGATATAATCCCATGAATGAAAGGATAACTGAGAAAGGTGATTACTTCATCATAGCAGCAGGACCACCAGTCTCAATCTCTTCCAATATAGGCTTTAATGATGGATCTTCCTTGATTTGAGACATTCGTTCTTCGAGTTGACCTTTATTAGCTGGATTTGTCAAACTCTCAAGCATGCCAGACATGGCCGGATCCTGTAGAAAAAGTGAGAACATCACACAAGTTCATGCGACCTTGTTTAAAGTTATACCCCACAACAAAACCAGAACTATCAAACCAAAAAATACCTGCAGCATTGCAGTACCGAGTTTCTCAGCCATGGTCATAAATTGAGGGTTTTGCATAACATTTTGCATTGTAGCATAATATTGTTGTGAGTCAAAGTTGGGGATACCGTTTTCAACCGTAGCACCATGAAAGGTTTTCTGCAGCTGCTCCGCCATTTGATTAAATGAAGGATCTTTAGCTATCTGTTCTGCTAATTCCTTGATGCTTGGGTCCTACACAGAGAACATAATTTAAGAAACCAGACAAGGGAAAAACTAAATACCTTCGAACTGTCTTTCAGAAATAATGATGTTGATGTACATGCTCAAAAATGTCTTAGTCCAGTAAAAACTGATGTTTTAGAAATTGCAATTACAAATTGGAATAAAAGTATAAAACCCAAAACTAAATAACACATCTGTCTAACTTCACCCCTCAcatcttgaacagattttatgatatatgtgtgtgtgtgtgtgtgtgtgtgtgtgtgtgtgtgtgtgtgtgtgtgtgtagacaCACACAAATAATATATCACAACATAAGAAACCCCTATTGAGTGGAcaaagaaaaatggaaaatcCTATTGACAAACAATACAAGTGGGAAAAAATCAGAAAGAAACAATATTGGATTATGGATATGTAACAATGACTCAAAAATATTGAGCAAGGAAAAAAACAAAGCATATTTGTCCTCACTAAAATTGTATTAGCACCAGGCAGCGCTGAATTTATCATGATGTTATGGATTTAAGGACTCAAAGACATTCTAGTCTGAGACATACGAAAGAGAGAGAGTTTACATTCAAAAGTCCTGTCATGGCTGAGAAATCAAAGGGATTTGGCATTCCAGCAAATGAAGCAGGAGTAATTCTCTGCCCAGGTGGAGAGTCCGCAGATGCTGAGGCAGCAGGAGCTTTACTCTCAGTTGCATCAGACTTTTCTTCTAGAAGGCATGAgaaaaagcatttaaaatagtCTAAACTAATTAGTTAACCATTAGAGGGAGAACTGAACTTATATTCACCTTAAACAAAGAACAAGAGCACGCAATTTTCTTCCCCTATATAAAACATCCTAATATCGTATTTAACTTAAAATACGTACTAAAAGACTTCAACTTCAGTAAAAGAGAAAAAGTGACAATTGAACAAGGGAAAAAGAAGTTTTCCAGTCAAAGTAGCATCATCCCCAATCTCACCACATCCTCAATCCCTTCACCACAATTTTTTCCCCAGAAAGCTAAAACCACCACGGGCAATACACACTGGAATCAACCATGTTCCTAACAAATCATTTTTCACTAATTGCAAAACAGAATTTTAAAACATTCGAAGAAAGTAACTGCTCCTAATAATTCATAACATGCTTAACGTATACTACTGTAGAGTAATGTCATATGGGCGGAAAGTGAAATTTTTTCACCGCAATTATACCTCCACGCAAAGAACAGTTCATTGAAGAAGTTCCAATATCATCCAAACAAAAAGTAATTATTCGACATCAATAATATAGAGTCCAGAAAATCAGCATTTTAGTTCACGTTTATTCCCAATTTTCACAGGTAAACAACACATCCGAATACACATAATCAACAACTTCACAAATTTAAGTAACAGCAAAACGAAACAGACGCTTACCCTCTTTAGAAACCGGAGGAGTTTTTACGGCCTGCAAAACCCACCAACGAAAAAACcacaaaaagaaattaaatatcatCAACAAAACAccaatgaacatttaaaaaaaaaacataaaatataatccaACAGAATTAAaagacaattaaaaaaaattaaataacaatataACGAGTAACAAAAAGACTAGAAATTTCCACGAATAAAACAACCCACCCCAACACAGTAGAAACTGAAAGATCTAACCGAACAAAAATGTAACCGAACAAAAATTACAACAATAAGGATTACACCGAGTAATCGATTCTGCAAAAGTACCTGAGACATGATGAAAAAAGGGTGTTTCAGAAAAGCTGGCCTGGAATCGGAACAGGGTTCTAGTAAATACTAAATAGGAATGAGGGGATTACGAGTCAGGAAGCGAGTGGGCCACCTATATCCACATCTCTGGCGAAATGAATGGCGCACATATATATCTCTTGCTGATTGCTGCTTCTCTCTCCGTTGCCATTTTTGGACTGAAGCTGACAGTTTACCTTGGGCTTCACACAACAGCCCACCTcaccaatattttattttttagcccgtggatttattttcattttttacttttttgtaaatatatattaCGGAATTGGGAGAATTGCAGTTTGATCCAGTTTgttttttgtgattatttgtctTTTTGTATTATCATTTCGTAGCGGATtgtatgttttgattttttttacggtttttaattttttttttatcaggaATGTTATATGTTGTGTTAACGCCTCACATCAGAAAAAGAAAcgaaaattgattaaaaataaaaataacatgataagaccgaaatttaaaaaatattaagataaaaaaaattttaaatttccctTATAGaatttgttaaataatttattttttgtctcatattgatttttttgtaatattttgtcTGATGAGAGATGAGAATAATTTTGTATctctcacaaaaaaaaaaatatttaaaaatttagttCCTTTTTACATGAACACaaattaaaaaacatacgacatcAGAAAACTAGACTACCACAACACACAGATCTAGCTACCGTGGTTCTTCCACAAACCACCCCCGCTGTTACATGGCATGGACTAGGACGTGCGGATGGATATGGGAGGCCAATACTGTTTCACGTGATCTAGTGGAGTTGGATCTAtcctaaatatatatacataaccaAACTTTTCATTTGTTTCTCttgatttatttcaagaaaTGAGTGGCAAAGATTCAAACGACAACAGATTCAGACTCAGTACCACGAATTTCAcactttaattttcaaattcccATACAAAATGTAGAATATAAATTCATGTACGTAAATTGCAAACCCCAACAAGAATGATCCATCAAGAACATTATAGTACGTACACCCATATTTAAACAGTAACGAACCCCAGGCGAGCTAGCTATATTCTATGCAGGATGAATCTTGTTAGAGTTATTCGAGATCGCCTTCGCCGCAGACTTCATCGAAGCAGTAGCGGAACCAACCGCAGCTTTGATATACTTGGTTGCAGCGAAATCCGCAGCCTTCTCCATATTCTTCCCCAATTTTCTCGCACTATCGGCCACGTTGATCAAGCTGCTGTACTCTGATTTGCATAGGGTGTCCATCTCCTCCTCGAACCGGTCGAATTCGGCCATGGCCGAGTCCAGGTACTCCTCGGATTCCTTGATGTATGATTCGGACTGCGCTAGCTCGTTCCCCTGGTCGAGTTCTTGGCTGGCCCAGGCTTTGTAGGACTCGAGCTCGAAGAGTTTCATCAGATCTTCGATTGTGGAGGGGTCGAAGTTCTTGTCTTGGAGGGCTTGATCGGAGAGAAAAGCGAATTCGGAAAAGAGGGCTTCCATTCGTTTGCTATTTCCTTGGTTAGACTAGATTTGGTTGTGGGGAATCAATCGTAAGAAGAGACGTTACACCTAAATTTTAGTAATATATGTAGCTAGCGTGTACGTAGATGTCCCTTTCATTTTACTATTCTTATTTTATGTGTTATAATTTTCATAATGAATTGTTCTTTTCAACAAAAAGGGATAAAAGTTTAGCTATTCGATAATAAAGTATGACAAATAAATTGTTCACTTTAAACAAGGCAAATAGGCCGACTGGTGACTTCgtcaaacataaaaaatttgttttaccatttatttttaataaactaTAAGTTTTTACCATCAATATTATACCCAGTTTCAGTGATTAattccaaataaataaataaataatacggTGAGAAAAGACAATGACTTATTGGCTTATTATTAGTAGATAATGAGAGTGAATTAGAGATAAATAGGCTTATCTCCATCGTTGTAGGGAATCTAGACTAGTGGCTGAGTCAGTGGAACACGTAAAGCTAGCGGTCCCTTTTGTCAACCCATATTTGCTACTTTTATTGATCAATCAATTATTTTCGTGTTTAGTAGATTTTTGAAACTTCCTAGAGTGAGCTTCATTTATATAATTCGATCACTTATATCATAATCTTTCGTGATTtctcatctcaaaataataacacaaaatgaatgaattgattaaaaaaaagtttggtCACGTTAATATTAATACATGCAATCATGCATCTCATCACAAAACATTTTAGAGTCACGTTTAAAAGTTAAGAGAAAAGTAACATGTTTTTGTTTAAGGTTTATTGGCCAGAtctaattaaaataatagtAGATGTTATTTGAGACGATCtcgtatatttatattaatgaaATAAGTTGATCTGattcatatttgaaatataaaatataacaagtTTTCGCGAATGAAATCGGATAGTCTcgtaaaatttataataatcatAGTAAAAAACATTAAACTCCTGCCAACTCACAGTTtgtgaataaataaatgttCGTGACCGTTGAAGCTGAAAGAAAGGCCAATATAACTTTTTATGTTCTCGAATTTTTCATTGGTCACTTTAAAGCAAAAGCGGCACTGTAACGTATGATGTCATATCGTACATTATTAATTTTAGTACTACATTTCCACTtaaagtgtaccacaatttgtatgacatagtaccacaattttgtgggtaggaaATGAActcaaagaaatgttttgattggggatttttcaccaacttctccttgttattattattattataaggaatataatttatttttttaataatattatgcatattaaattacaaaatttaatctttttagatttttgagatttttttataaacttaaatataatagatttttgagatttttggtCCCTCATTTTGTTAAGAGAATTAGTTTTTGTTTATTCAGTACTATTGTTTTTGTAAGCCGTGAGGCAATCCACACTTGTGTATGCTTAattttgtcttattttattCATCACAGTTTAATTGtatgataaaatatattatttctatGCGTGTTGTGTTAAGATATTACAACACTACACACAACACATATATCTGATTAAGAAAATCTCTATctatttaatgtttttatggGAAACaactttttttaattatcaaacaaagGTACATGGTATTATAAAAGGTTCTACCTAGTGATGAATAGATCATACATTTCTCAATCTTTTGGCTAAGATCAAGTGTAATTCCTGTTCTTatcaattaaaaatttgaaacttgCCAACGACCCACacgatattaaatttaattatcaatcttatatttaatatatttgctatttatttttctttatcatatacaaaattaaataataataataataataataatagcaaatatttttctttatcatatacaaaattaaataataataataataataataataataatattattattattattaacatgTGATAGAGATAACTGACAACTACGTCAAATACAGAAGACGAGGATCCAGAAAACCCATCGCACACTGATCCTAACATCTCtcctatattttaattataaaaaaaatatctcccatattttaaaataataaaaataaccaTCGAGAAAagtttaaataaattcaaaaataatgaaCTTTAAGAAGCTTATAATAAAGTTTGTCATATATCAATTATTGATCCATGGAAATTTTTAGTTTATATGGTTGgagatttttctttaatttgaaTTGAAGTAGTGTAAGCGTTCGTAATGGTTAAGATTTAAATTTTGCAAAAATCCTTTTAGATATCCTATCCGAGTGTTAATTAATATCATATTCATCGAGGAAGGCATGCTTCAGAACATTCTCTCGTCCCATATCGTTAGCTGAGGTTAAATTATAATGTACATGGTAGTATAAAAGGTTCGACCTAACAGTGAATAGATCATACATTTCTCGATCTTTTGGCTAAGATCAAGTGTAGAACCTGTTCTTCTCAGTTTAAAATTTGATACGTGGGCCGATGACCCACacgatattaaatttaatttttttaggagAAGGTCTATCAAATTAGCTTGTTGGTTGGTCCTCTCGAACCGTTGCACTACAAGATAGGCCTGGCGCATCCCACGAAATAGTGTTTTTAAATTTGGAGTAagtctgtgagacggatcaactgtACCGAtaatcacaataaaaagtaatacttttaatataaaaaataatactttttcatggatgacccaaataagagattcgacccacgaaattgatctgtgagactgTTTTTGTGTTAAATTTGTTGGGTAATATGTTtgatgtaattttttaaaaaaattacgaaAATAAACGTAAGATTGAAATGATTTACAGGGAAGTAGAAATAATTTGTTAGATTACTAGATCTATGTAATTAATACTTGCAATTGTTTTTCGGAATTTGAAAATGGTGTAATAACAAAATCTACGAAACAACATATACGTATTACAATGGACTTGAAAATGGATTTTCCCATGgagttttgatatgttgcatACTTATCGTGCACgtctatgtgagcaccgatgagtagtcactcacccattggatgcgcaatttttctatatttcaccACGTCgaataggtgagtgacacctcatcgatgctcacataggtgtgcacggtaggtgtgcaacatatcaaaactatatatatatattatttcaaaataaactttttcacaaatgaaaaagaaatataaaaaaacccCATAGTCGAGGGCAAGTCTTGTGCACGGATGGAGCGAATATTCTGCCAGGAACACATGTCTGCACACCCTTTAGAGAGAGAAAACTCTACAAAGATTCAAACTTTCGATGCGCACACCTGCACAGACAGTCAGACACGTACGTTTTCTGGAGAGTGAGAGATAAATTTTTTGTCTGCACAGATGCTGTGTTGGTCATGGGGAAATCCGACAACGAACTATTGCCAGTGGTGCAGCAACACACTCACGGCGGTGCTTCTCCAACATCCATCTGCTGGAGGTGTTTGATGAACGTATTCGATTTTAACTGCGTCGTTGTCTTGGTGCTCAGTGTAGCGGCTTTTCTTTCTGCCATTTTCTGGGTCTTGCCTAATCGCTGTGGGGAATCTGGGTTTGACGCCGACGAGTCGATCAAGCTTTCGGGTATAAGTGATGCTCGGGTTATGAATAATTTATTCCGTTATTACTATTTAAGTGGGTTTTGGAAGAGGGATAGTGTCGTGGGTTTGCTTTGGATTAGGCTTTTGCATgtgtactttttttttaaaaaaatttattgtcaGTTATTACAAACCATTTTGATTTGTATTGACTTTGAAATTTTCACGAGTTGTCTGCAATTTGGGAGCGATTTTTGAGCACGAGTTACCGCCATTTTCAGGTCAGGTCTCTAGTTATTGTTTTTGGCTTTCTCATCGGCGAAGTTGAAATGTCAAGCTTATTTTTGAAGCCTAAAGGGCAAAGATGTAAGTCGGTTTTGGAGGGGAATTTCTAGCTTAGCGACCTCATGCCCATCTGAAATCTGTCATACTTCAAATATCTTGACTGCTAAAGCCCGCCGCGTAGGATTGTTCTTTTTTACTTGAGTTATTTGTTTCTCAGTTATTCAAAGACACGGGAAAACATCTTTGTCTAAGGTTGAAGGATTAATTAATTCATGAATATCGATTGGGTGGTTAGAtttactttatttcagtttgaAATAGTGTTTATTAAGTTCTAGGAGAGAGAGCCTGTGGGGAGATCATTTAGATGTTAATATGTTGCTGTTGTTCAAATGTAATCAGGATCTTTGAAGATATTTAGTTGGTAGATACTTTGTGAACACGAAGTCAGTACTGGTTTACAAATATACTGATCTGTCGAATTCATGTTCTACTTCCTCCTGAAAACTTGGATTTTCCTGTCGGAAGTTTGAAAACTGATGAAAGAATAAATACGTCTCTATTGTCGGTATCTGATTAGTTGTCCAGTACAATGAAATAGTTGTTATGGATATTTTATTTCGTATGGGCAGTCAAATTTTCGAAACATCTTGTCATGAGTTCACTGTTTCTGTGTATGAAGCGACATTTTGCTGCAGTACTTTTCTGTTTTACAAAACTGGGAACAAAACAAGTTAGACAACTAATCCTTCTAGCAAACAAAGTTGGAGATGTGCGAAAAGGAGGTTCTACGGCCAGGATTTGACATCCATCGCATGTTGATGCATCTTTCTGGAATTGTTAATCTCCTTTGTCATTTACAGCTCTCATTTTTATGAAACATACCCGTTAGCTTCATTTGTAGTTCATGAACTGAGAAGGTCGAAGTTATTAAACCcatatattttaacataaacattcattaattatttttttttttgtgcttgATTATGGGTTTAGTCGAGAAAATGTCTTTAATGTGGATATAAATAGTTTCACAGATATCAGGACAAAAGAAAGTGTTAGTGGTTTGATTTTTTAAGTTCtcgtgttattattattttttgtggaAAAAGTCATTTCTTCTCCATGGATTCTTCCTGAGCCAGTTATGAGGGTTatgatttataaatatttcCAGTTGAATATGAACTAACAAATCTATATCATCGTACTTAACTTTTAGGTGCTGCTTGGGATTTTTCAGTTTACAGTTTTGATCCGTTTCTTAAGTTGGATCTGTTTCTTATTTCAGCAACTGTTCAAGCATACTTCAACCTTCAGAGACCAGCTTCTGAGCTCGTTCCTTATATAGCAAGACTAGAATATGATATCAATGAAGAGATAGGCGTCCCTTTCTTTAAGGTCTAACCCTAATTGGTTTAAGGTACTTCTATTTGTTTGACGCATAGAGATAAAAGACTTGACGATCCATTTATTTAACTCAGGTTGCTGTTCTGTCAATGCACCAAGCAGGTGTATCTAATTGGACTAACGTGGTGTTTGGCTTCTGTTCTAATGCATCTAACAAACCAATATCTCCAGTGTCGTTAATTCTACTGAAGTCATCCTTAGTTGATTTGTTTCTTCAACAATACAATATGACATTGACCCCCTCAATTTTCGGAGAGACATcttcatttgaaattttgaaatttccTGACGAGATCTCCATAATGCTGGGGCAAGATGCTATGTTTTTGCATACACCACAGGCCCTTTTTAACTTCACCCTCAATAGCTCAATTTGTGAAATCAGGGAAAATCTTTTGGAATTGAAGGAACAGCTGAGAATCGGATTGCAGTTGGTGCCCACTGAGGTAATTTCAATATATGTCGGAGTTCCTTTTTaacttcattttaattttgttttagatTGGGCAATAGGTGATGATATTTCAACCATAGTTGTGATGTGTTTACTTGCTCTGCACTAGGACTGTATCACAACTCGTTCATTTTTAGTCAATATGTGCTAAATTTTCCCCAATTGGAAATGATAGTGCTTAAAGTTTACCTAATTGGATGCACTTTGGCACCTTCTAACAGCTTTGGTGAAGCTTAAATGATGTCTATTGTATTGCGTGTCACATGATTTCTATATTTGAAATTTCCGGTCAttatttatatgaaattttttactTTTGACGTCCTTTTTCCAATTTCATCCAGTGGAACGTCAGCTGTCATCATTTCTAGATTCCATACCAATTTactgatttttatttcaacaagtgcgatatgtattattttcctttttctctTCTTTAACGCAGGTGGTATGTATTCAGGCAACAAACAAGCATGGCTCAACAAAAGATCCACC
Proteins encoded:
- the LOC140960346 gene encoding uncharacterized protein isoform X2, which produces MGKSDNELLPVVQQHTHGGASPTSICWRCLMNVFDFNCVVVLVLSVAAFLSAIFWVLPNRCGESGFDADESIKLSATVQAYFNLQRPASELVPYIARLEYDINEEIGVPFFKVAVLSMHQAGVSNWTNVVFGFCSNASNKPISPVSLILLKSSLVDLFLQQYNMTLTPSIFGETSSFEILKFPDEISIMLGQDAMFLHTPQALFNFTLNSSICEIRENLLELKEQLRIGLQLVPTEVVCIQATNKHGSTKDPPVTIEASVLSDIGTLQPARLKQLAQRITESPSIENLGLDHSVFGEVKEISLPSFLNHSLYAPTPTPSPSPSPAPPTEKIYNVSPSLAPSHSPVLSTGHNCYSSVPSDASPTPAPSSNNAPCVSLSTPNPPTPSLDPAYSEPPLATPESYFSPSVSPLPSDSYAVLGLDKWSVESLVSSSHFSSSFASSLSCTMWKRICRFYSTGVLTLVLTLWTS
- the LOC140958753 gene encoding uncharacterized protein, coding for MEALFSEFAFLSDQALQDKNFDPSTIEDLMKLFELESYKAWASQELDQGNELAQSESYIKESEEYLDSAMAEFDRFEEEMDTLCKSEYSSLINVADSARKLGKNMEKAADFAATKYIKAAVGSATASMKSAAKAISNNSNKIHPA
- the LOC140960346 gene encoding uncharacterized protein isoform X1 — encoded protein: MGKSDNELLPVVQQHTHGGASPTSICWRCLMNVFDFNCVVVLVLSVAAFLSAIFWVLPNRCGESGFDADESIKLSATVQAYFNLQRPASELVPYIARLEYDINEEIGVPFFKVAVLSMHQAGVSNWTNVVFGFCSNASNKPISPVSLILLKSSLVDLFLQQYNMTLTPSIFGETSSFEILKFPDEISIMLGQDAMFLHTPQALFNFTLNSSICEIRENLLELKEQLRIGLQLVPTEVVCIQATNKHGSTKDPPVTIEASVLSDIGTLQPARLKQLAQRITESPSIENLGLDHSVFGEVKEISLPSFLNHSLYAPTPTPSPSPSPAPPTEKIYNVSPSLAPSHSPVLSTGHNCYSSVPSDASPTPAPSSNNAPCVSLSTPNPPTPSLDPAYSEPPLATPESYFSPSVSPLPSDSYAVLGLDKWSVESLVSSSHFSSSFASSLSSGTMWKRICRFYSTGVLTLVLTLWTS
- the LOC140959475 gene encoding ankyrin repeat domain-containing protein 2B-like isoform X1; its protein translation is MSQAVKTPPVSKEEEKSDATESKAPAASASADSPPGQRITPASFAGMPNPFDFSAMTGLLNDPSIKELAEQIAKDPSFNQMAEQLQKTFHGATVENGIPNFDSQQYYATMQNVMQNPQFMTMAEKLGTAMLQDPAMSGMLESLTNPANKGQLEERMSQIKEDPSLKPILEEIETGGPAAMMKYWNDKEVLQKLSEAMGFAAVGEAATSAGDDAGEDETDEINEEESIVHHTASVGDVEGLKKALADGADKDEEDSEGRTALHFACGYGEAKCAQVLLDAGAKVDALDKNKNTPLHYAAGYGRQDCVELLLKNGAAVTLQNLDGKTPIDVAKLNTQDEVLKLLEKDAFL
- the LOC140959475 gene encoding ankyrin repeat domain-containing protein 2B-like isoform X2; translated protein: MSQAVKTPPVSKEEKSDATESKAPAASASADSPPGQRITPASFAGMPNPFDFSAMTGLLNDPSIKELAEQIAKDPSFNQMAEQLQKTFHGATVENGIPNFDSQQYYATMQNVMQNPQFMTMAEKLGTAMLQDPAMSGMLESLTNPANKGQLEERMSQIKEDPSLKPILEEIETGGPAAMMKYWNDKEVLQKLSEAMGFAAVGEAATSAGDDAGEDETDEINEEESIVHHTASVGDVEGLKKALADGADKDEEDSEGRTALHFACGYGEAKCAQVLLDAGAKVDALDKNKNTPLHYAAGYGRQDCVELLLKNGAAVTLQNLDGKTPIDVAKLNTQDEVLKLLEKDAFL